One Gossypium hirsutum isolate 1008001.06 chromosome A08, Gossypium_hirsutum_v2.1, whole genome shotgun sequence genomic window, GATCTTGAGATTCAAATAATataccttttaaaaaaataaatcttagGATTTAATaggttaaagttttatttttctaatttagatGTTCAAAGAGGTTAGAAGTTTGTTTTTCTAATTTAAATCTTAGGATTAATTTAGATCTTAGGATTTAAATAGGTTAGAATCTAATTTAGATATTAGCAGGGTGAAGTCAAAAATTTTTTTAGgaggtcaaaattaaattgtaatttttacgatagtaaaatgtaatttcaccattttaatagtctatatatttatattgttaatgattaaatcaaattttattattttaggaagtcaaagtgtaattttacattttctaatttaaaatactaaaattataaatgacctaaatagaaaattttttatttttcgagcctggGGCTCTCCAGCCCCTAGATGTTAGGATTCAATTTATATTTCTAATTTAAGTCTTAACATTCAAATAGGTTAGATTTCTCTTTCTTTACTTAGATCCTATGCTATAGAGgttagaattttaattttctatcaattcttATAGGTTAGAATTTAAACTTCCATCAAttagattttaaagttttattataTTAGAATTAAAATTGATTAGCTCGGATAttctgatttttttaataatattaaattttgagcAGTTTAAATTTCGATTTAGGATTATAGgagtcaattttgaaaatttgaactAGAAATCTTTAGCACCAAATTTTATAGGATTATCTTTAGATAGGCGTTGTAAGAATGCTATAATCTTTCTTACATTTAATTATACTCTCGAACTTCAATTTTGGTGTGAGTCTGaatctaattttttaagattttcccTCAAGAATAGTTCTAAAGTCGTAGGCAATAGGCAATTAACTGACCTAatttaaattggttaatgacGATCCTATTGCACGTTGGgccaaaattcatgtataatttataAATACACTACTTatccttaaattttatttaaaataattttttgtttgatttatatTATGTTGTCTATTTAAATTTTTGCAGATTTGAATATTTGACGAGTAATAATACTTAATTCAAATATGAATAATTATACTcagataatttataaatttaaatttttaagtaaatttacGGATTTAATAATAGACAGAAGTTTAAGCCAATAAAGGTTAGTGAGAGTATACCACATGTAAGTCCTTAACATACGCAAGAGGTGCTCaaccatatattatatatttgcaTCATTTCGACAACTTCCCAAACCAACTAAACTCTCTAATAAACTTATCTTAAAAAACTCAAACCCCAAATTTGAATTCGTCATTGTTCTCTTTTTGAATTTAGGGTCTCAACTTTCTAATTGTTTTATATTGCGATTTGAACTATTTTCCTAATCAAATTAATCTTTAAATTAGTAATTACACTTACATTTAAGTctgaatttttttctaagttaatatttgaatttaattgttcttaaattaagatatgattttttaaaacaaatattaaggACTAACTTTgatagaaaaatttaaatttcaagaataattttcaaattcaaggatttacttagaaaagaatttatttgcttgtattaTAAAACTTTCACTTTATGAGAGAAGATAAGGTTAcaaaaccaaattaaatattaacaatTGAGCTTTGAAAGAAATAATCTGTGAGTAAATAGTTTTTAATTGAGTGATGTAATTCAGTTGAGTCTTTTCAAAGTTAAAATTGGAAGTAAATGATTGAGTAgaatttataaatgtattttttttgaaGTTCTTGAGAAAAGttaaatgatattttcattaaaaattaaaagtaaatattttaacTAATGCATGACAATGACTTTATTGTGCTATAAGTAAGTTGTTTAAGTACTATGTTAGTCAATTCAAATGAGAGAACAGAGAGATCAAGAACTATATTAGAACAATAAAAACATACATTGATTAAACAATAGCTACAACTCTATTCGTCCAAGTAAACACTTACACTTAATTATTTCAAACAACTAAAAAGAACACGATACAAAATATGACACAACAACATCATAAATACTGAACCCTCCATTAATGACAATCCAAACTTTAGTAACTCATCAATCTTTCAATGGCTGCAGTTTCTTGGGAATCCATTCATCCCAACACCATGAAGCTTTGCTTCTAAACCTAGGTCCTCTTGTTTGGTGGTGTATTGCCATATTTCCAAGTGAATTGCTTTAAACCTTCAGGATAAGTACCCCCTGCAACCTCATGGATTGGGATCGCATCTGTAATTTCTTTCAATCTTCTTTTGTCAGCTTTACTTTCACTGATTCAATGTTGCTGTCTAGATTTTTAATCTTGGTTGTTCCTGTAAGAAGTGAAACAATGTGTCAAAAGCtttggttatatatataaattggccTTTGGTACAGGATTTTTCAGGCCATTCTTAGTTACTGGAACTTGTATCAGAGTGTCCAACACAGATATGTTCATTTTCCTAAGGTTTTACATATATCTGGAGGAATATGCTAGAAAATTCTATGCTATTTCTGCAGGTTACTAACTTACTCCGACTGTTTTTTCTTCAAGTATCCGTGTCTAATACCCAACATATTTGACATGAGTATTGAATACAAttctccaaatatatgaaaaatttcaaaaaaatataagagTTCACTTATATTGGATCACCTCGGAATTCAAGTTGAAAGTGATTGAATGGGACTTACCGGGTATAGGAGAAACATCATCCCCTTGATGAAGAACCCAGGCAAGTGCAAGTTGTGCCGGTGTACATCCATGCTTTCCAGCCAACTTCTCTACTTTCGAATATAGGATCCTATTTTGCTCCAAGTTTTCTCCTTGAAACCTTGGGAACACTCccttaaaaaataaatgtttgtAATGAGTCAACCGATCTGTTTTTTTACAACTTAGAAGCATGTTACTATGTTATCCgaattctttattttctttaattactCATATCCAACATGTCTCTGACACATATTTGGATATAAGTATGAGAGTAACATCcttcaaataaatgaaaatgaaacttaaaaaaaactgaATATATTCATGCCGGACACATATCTGTATCCAACACTTACTCCTGAACCCATATAACATAGATTAAGTATAGGTTAAAGCCATATAAAGTGAGTTTCCATACCAGAGAACTATTAGAGGTATCCTCCTTTGCTTTACCGGCAAAGAAACCATGACCAAGGGGACTATATGCAACAATCCCAATTCCGAGTTCCCTGTATTGTTGAACACATTTAGGCAGGCATAACCTCACAGCAGTTGAAGGAGTTAAAACAGTTGATAACTTGAGAAAAGACAATCAATAAGTGAATTTCAATATATTTGAGCAAAGGGGTATATTTATATCCctccaaatatataaaatttgaatatatctatattcgaataaaaaaaagttaacgaTGATTGAAGATAGAAGAACAAACCTGCAAAGGGGAATTAGTTCTTCCTCAACATCACGAGTCCAAAGCGACCACTCAAGTTGTACGGCAGTAAGAGGATGAACAGCGTGTGCCCTCCTTATAGTTTCGGGGCTAGCTTCAGATATACCAatgtactttatttttccctcttcCACCAACTTCTTCAGTTCTTCCATCTATCatacatgaaataaatataaattatgcttaattttcccataaacaaaataaaatcgtATTTGTGATAAAGAAAGACAAAATAGGGTCTTTAATGCAGCAATGCTTACAGTATCTTCTATAGGAGTCTTGCGGTCAACTCTGATTATATAGTAAAGATCAATATAATCCACATCGAGGCGTTGAAGGCTAGCCTCAAGTGAAGAACGAACAAATTCAGGAGTGCCATTGATAACCGGACCATCTGGACCCATGCTTTCAACACCGAATTTTGTAGCCAACTGTACCTTCTCTCGTGGCAGATGCTTCAATGCCTGCAAAAAAAGAAATGATGTTGGTTTCCCATATTCCTTTAACGAGCCAAGAATAAGAACGAAAACATTAAATCACATCGatttgataaactaaaaaaatccATCTCTCACGCATATCTTCGAACATGTAATAGAAACAAGAGTGTTGGAAATTGAGAACATGAAAGAATCGCTCTCAGTTTCAATGTGATTCAACTTGAAGAGATGACGAAAGGATACCTTTCCGACCAGAATTTCGTTAGTTTTGGGTCCATAGAGGTCGGCTGTATCGATGTGAGTGACTCCTCTTTCGACTGCATGCTTAATGATGGCTATGCCATCTTCATCTGACACTGAATGATCGTGACCTGTAAGACTCATGCACCCAAATCCCAGCTTTGAAACCTGCAGCAACCAAAAATAATAGATTTTACCCCCCAAAAGAAAACGCCATTTTCTTAACTAATATAAACTAGTAGGAAACAAAATCTCAAACCTCAAATCCTTGAGTTCCAAGTTTCACTCTAGGAATCTCAATTGCCatcttttgtttcctttttcttcttcttctttgtgtGCTATAAACAAAGGCTTCTCTGATTACTGAACCTCTCAAAACTTacattaaatagaaaattttgaggTCTTTATCCAGTATCTTATCTTGTTCTCAGCTTTGTCAACATTCTTACGTCATTAAGTATGTCATCCCATATGCCTCAATTGAATGAGTGGATAAAGCTCTTTTTCAGACACGTTTGACACtgtttaaattggttaaatatatcatttggtacctaagtttgatcttttttctaatttgatatttgtgttattttaaGATAAATGacaaaaatagtcactaaattggGGTGAAATTTCCTTTTTTGCCTCtaaactataaaaagttacatTTTTGTCACTAAAGTTATTTACTTATAACATTTTTATCACTCGTCTGTTAATAGAAAAGTGAGGTGTGGTACATTAATTTAAGGATTAAT contains:
- the LOC107894822 gene encoding LOW QUALITY PROTEIN: probable aldo-keto reductase 1 (The sequence of the model RefSeq protein was modified relative to this genomic sequence to represent the inferred CDS: inserted 1 base in 1 codon), giving the protein MAIEIPRVKLGTQGFEVSKLGFGCMSLTGHDHSVSDEDGIAIIKHAVERGVTHIDTADLYGPKTNEILVGKALKHLPREKVQLATKFGVESMGPDGPVINGTPEFVRSSLEASLQRLDVDYIDLYYIIRVDRKTPIEDTMEELKKLVEEGKIKYIGISEASPETIRRAHAVHPLTAVQLEWSLWTRDVEEELIPLCRELGIGIVAYSPLGHGFFAGKAKEDTSNSSLGVFPRFQGENLEQNRILYSKVEKLAGKHGCTPAQLALAWVLHQGDDVSPIPGTTKIKNLDSNIESVKVKLTKEDXKEITDAIPIHEVAGGTYPEGLKQFTWKYGNTPPNKRT